Proteins encoded by one window of Leptospiraceae bacterium:
- a CDS encoding TonB-dependent receptor, which translates to MIFQQPTVMQTNPRLSFIFKPNSDLTLKFLFGTGFREPSAKELFTQTAQRKPNPALRPELMRAHEIGVGYRFFKKYYVSGQGYYNRVTNLILEFATTDTTTLNGIVPKNPWQQYQNLGIARIYGFELETNLHLLDQLQFFLNYTYTKGEYDRLPSTLQTSPATTGRVGDNPIEDLNMSAFRQATVTPQTPNGLNTVPRSGQIPNIAPHKVNLGFTLLPFPNLSIYTGINYVDIRRTVSTDPVRTVKGYAMLKLNIRYENFIYEGLYLQLHVNNLFNEQFYDPGIRSATGTYYPTMHPLEKRNIWFTVGYTF; encoded by the coding sequence ATGATATTTCAACAACCTACGGTAATGCAAACAAATCCAAGGCTTAGTTTTATCTTTAAGCCTAATAGTGATTTGACGCTAAAATTTTTATTCGGAACAGGGTTTAGAGAGCCTTCTGCAAAAGAGCTTTTTACCCAAACTGCTCAGAGAAAACCAAACCCTGCGCTTCGACCGGAACTCATGAGAGCACATGAAATCGGTGTCGGCTATCGCTTCTTTAAGAAGTATTATGTTTCTGGACAGGGATATTATAATAGAGTTACGAATTTGATTTTGGAGTTTGCTACGACTGATACAACTACTTTGAATGGAATTGTCCCCAAGAATCCCTGGCAGCAATATCAGAATTTAGGAATTGCGAGAATCTATGGATTTGAACTAGAGACTAATCTGCATTTGCTTGACCAATTACAGTTTTTTTTAAATTACACTTATACAAAAGGAGAATATGATAGGTTACCCTCTACACTTCAAACCTCACCGGCTACGACTGGAAGAGTTGGAGACAATCCAATCGAAGATTTAAATATGAGCGCCTTTAGGCAAGCAACCGTTACCCCCCAAACACCGAATGGACTTAATACTGTTCCTCGCTCAGGGCAAATTCCGAATATTGCGCCTCATAAAGTAAATCTAGGATTCACCCTGTTACCTTTTCCGAACCTTTCAATCTACACTGGCATAAATTATGTAGATATTAGACGTACCGTTTCAACTGACCCTGTGCGAACTGTGAAAGGATACGCAATGCTAAAATTAAATATTCGCTATGAAAATTTTATCTATGAAGGTCTGTATCTTCAACTTCATGTGAATAATTTGTTCAATGAACAATTCTATGATCCCGGAATTCGCTCTGCGACAGGTACATACTATCCGACCATGCATCCATTAGAGAAACGTAATATATGGTTTACGGTTGGCTATACATTTTAG
- a CDS encoding TonB-dependent receptor plug domain-containing protein, with protein MGFDNNINENEVLAGTIRFPLNNVARIEIVSGPASALYGANAFNGIINIITKDGKTHPGNHVDFTYGGWEKNLANPGYPTAFLLEAIQV; from the coding sequence ATGGGGTTCGATAATAATATTAATGAAAATGAAGTGCTAGCAGGCACTATTCGTTTTCCGCTGAATAACGTCGCTAGAATTGAAATTGTTTCCGGTCCAGCTTCTGCTCTTTACGGTGCCAATGCTTTTAATGGAATTATCAATATCATCACTAAAGATGGAAAGACTCATCCAGGAAATCACGTTGATTTCACTTATGGAGGGTGGGAAAAAAATTTAGCAAATCCAGGATACCCGACAGCTTTTCTGCTAGAGGCAATTCAGGTGTAA